TGGTCATGGCACTATCGTCGCATGTCGGCCTGGGAAGCGCAGGTTGCCCGCGTGGACACCGAGCATGGCGATCGCTGGGTTGCCTGGCGCGATGGCGGCGTGGTGGCCGTGGGGCGCACGCGCGCAGAGGCCGCGCGGCGGGCCCGGGCAGCCGGGGCAGGCCGCGTGGTGGCCGGTGATCCCGGGCGGGTGCCCGCGCAGCCTGACTGGACGCTGCTGCCCGGGGGATTCCGCGGCCGGGCCCTTCGGGCATGCCACGGACTCGCGTTCGGTGAGGTCATCACCTACGCCGAACTCGCCCGGCGCGCGGGCAGCCCCCGTGCGGCGCGCGCGGCCGGATCGGCCATGGCCGCCAACCCGCTGCCCGTGGTGATCCCCTGCCACCGCGTGGTCAGGTCGGATGGCGGCCTGGGAGGCTATTCGGCGGGCGGCACCGCGGCGAAGCGCCGGATGCTGCGCACCGAGGGGGTGCTGCCGCCACGTGGCTGAACGCTGCTACTGTGCCGCGCCGTGGTCGCGTTCCTGGTCGTCATACATGTGCTCCTCTGCGTGCTGCTGGTCTCCCTGATCCTCATGCACAGCGGCAAGGACTCGGGCCTCTCCGGCGCCTTCGGCGTTGGCGGGGGCGCCAGTGCCTACGGCGGCTCGTCGGCCATCGTCGAGAAGAACCTCACGCGCATCACGGTGATCGTGGCCGTGCTGTTCTTCCTGATGACCTACGTGCTGAGCATCACGCTCACCTAGCCGGGGCATAGGGACACTCAGCCCCCGGTACGGGACCGCCTTGCCCCCCGCCCGCCGGGTAGACTTCCCGGCATGAACAGCTCCGTCCTGCGATCACTTCCGGTCCGCTTCGTGGGCGCGTTCATCGCGCTCATCATCGCCGGCATCGTCCTCTACCTCATCGGGGTCTTCTCGATGTACGTCATCGCCTGGGTCGTCGGGCTCGTCCAGGCGATCTTCGGGTAGGGCGTCACGACCCGGGGGCGCGTCCCCCGCAGGAGGATGTGCCAGGGGCCGCCCCACGGGGCGGCCCCTGTCGTTCGAGTGCGGCTGAGAGGACTTGAACCTCCACGACCCCAGGGGTCACAAGGCCCTCAACCTTGCGCGTCTACCAATTCCGCCACAGCCGCACGAGGTGCCGTCCGTCCGTCGAACGGCGCGGGGCAATGTAGCAGCACGGGGGGCAGCAGGAACCGCTGTTATAGTGGCGAACACCAGTTCGACACTTCCTACCCGGGGGCACCACCCATGGCGACGGCACCGACCGGCAGGCAGGCCGAGATCCTGGCCTTCATCGAGGACCACGTGGAGCGGCACGGCTATCCGCCTACCGTGCGCGAGATCGGCCGGGGGGTGGGCCTGGCGTCGCCGTCCACCGTGCACCGCCACCTCGAGAAGCTCGAGGAGGGCGGCCACCTGCGGCGCGACCCGTCGAAGCCCCGCGCCATGCTGGTGGGGCTGCCGGGTGGAAGGCAGGCCGCCTCCGCCAAGCAGGCCGCCTCCGCCGCGCCGGCGCCCATGACGCTGCCGCTGCTGGGCGCCGTGGCCGCCGGCGCGCCCATACTCGCCGACGAGCACGTGGAGGATCACGTGGCGGCCCCGTTCGCGGCCGACTACCTGCTGAGGGTGCAGGGCGACTCGATGGTCAACGCGGGAATCCTCGACGGCGACCTGGTGGCCGTGAAGCAGCAGGACGACGTGCGCGACGGGCAGATCGTGGTGGCGCTGCTGGAGGACGAGGCCACCGTGAAGCGCGCGTACCGCGAGTCCGGCGGCGTGCGGCTGGAGGCCGAGAACGAGGCCTACGACCCCATCCGCAGTCCCGATATCAGGGTGATCGGACGGGTCGTGGGCGTGATGCGCGACCTCTAGCGCGATACCCTCCGCCTGCGAGCCAGGCAGTCGCGGGGCCTCACGGCCTCGAGGAAAGTCCGGACACCGCAGAGCAAGGGTGCTGGCTAGCGGCCAGCCGGGGAAACCCGAGGGAAAGTGCCACAGAAACGAAACCGCCTCTTCGGGGGTAAGGGTGAAAAGGTGCGGTAAGAGCGCACCAGCGGTCCGGTGACGGGCCGGCTGGGTAAACCCCACCAGGTGCAAGGCCGAACAGGGACGACATCAGGTTGCTCGCCGAGTCCCGGGTAGGCCGCA
The sequence above is drawn from the Actinomycetota bacterium genome and encodes:
- the lexA gene encoding transcriptional repressor LexA; translation: MATAPTGRQAEILAFIEDHVERHGYPPTVREIGRGVGLASPSTVHRHLEKLEEGGHLRRDPSKPRAMLVGLPGGRQAASAKQAASAAPAPMTLPLLGAVAAGAPILADEHVEDHVAAPFAADYLLRVQGDSMVNAGILDGDLVAVKQQDDVRDGQIVVALLEDEATVKRAYRESGGVRLEAENEAYDPIRSPDIRVIGRVVGVMRDL
- the secG gene encoding preprotein translocase subunit SecG, which codes for MVAFLVVIHVLLCVLLVSLILMHSGKDSGLSGAFGVGGGASAYGGSSAIVEKNLTRITVIVAVLFFLMTYVLSITLT
- a CDS encoding methylated-DNA--[protein]-cysteine S-methyltransferase, with product MSAWEAQVARVDTEHGDRWVAWRDGGVVAVGRTRAEAARRARAAGAGRVVAGDPGRVPAQPDWTLLPGGFRGRALRACHGLAFGEVITYAELARRAGSPRAARAAGSAMAANPLPVVIPCHRVVRSDGGLGGYSAGGTAAKRRMLRTEGVLPPRG